The following coding sequences are from one Panicum hallii strain FIL2 chromosome 5, PHallii_v3.1, whole genome shotgun sequence window:
- the LOC112891621 gene encoding uncharacterized protein LOC112891621, whose protein sequence is MASSLVNLLLMEVAAIVSIALLAILVVLSSYRRRSGHPALRLFVWAASTLFLPLVSYAVSAAAKWDAARVPLLLSWTVFLQILRNTIDTARSSTSTISSGGSNGSKFRPSVEQLARMGWVAFLIISSGGAAGSPLLTGVLLWLWVLSLLKLIHRLVAAELAKNSFAVGLNAYLVADYMKQIHGQAQAGEGGHDEVKVPPYFVMGEDKLHIEARPQGYRIDRASPPSLSIDGGHGHLVTVDRIWRLSSSGDPLLASCPHLKDLCLSFALFKLQLRRFIGCPLAEAGCHRAMAFVQEGLLSGSPERVFQVVETELSFVADFLYSKLAVFYASGRWFPVLNAILVLATWVSCLAAGGAIVQDMTNRGTALAEDYLDLRNYLQDHDTMFHVIVGLDVLVSISFIVAIVFTEGWEIANYVCSDWIKVSTICEYARRPSWLKSPLARRKLVRMLRLRAMQQWDDRFCQMSILQHRFCYCGCVSRQVDRIAKETVVVPAAVKSAIVETLRANQQGRLGNGELSLQRNGVADKLIWACRISATGEDNAELVLGSLSEQILMWHVATRLAELKRSQGAHGNVNSDNDGDGDNEQVVVATRLSRYCAYLVALKPGLLPDHLVWTEELYEGVVEEVTRVLARCAGPVVRYERAVTCLGGSMNATLKKASKLGRQLVEELADEELTWKVLADFWAELILYLAPSENATPHAKSLRGGGEFITVLWALLGHAGIVKRPESTDISV, encoded by the coding sequence ATGGCCTCCAGCCTCGTGAATCTGCTCCTCATGGAGGTGGCGGCCATCGTCAGCATTGCCCTCCTCGCCATCCTCGTCGTGCTCAGCTcctaccgccgccgctccggccaCCCGGCACTCCGCCTCTTCGTCTGGGCCGCCTCCACCCTCTTCCTCCCGCTCGTGTCCTACGCCGTCTCTGCCGCGGCGAAGTGGGACGCGGCGCGCgtgccgctcctcctctcctgGACCGTCTTCCTCCAGATCCTGCGCAACACCATCGACACCGCCCGCTCCTCCACCTCGACCATCAGCAGCGGTGGCTCCAACGGAAGCAAGTTCCGGCCCTCGGTCGAGCAGCTTGCAAGGATGGGGTGGGTGGCGTTCCTTATCATCAGCAGTGGCGGCGCCGCCGGGAGCCCGCTGCTCACCGGCGTCCTCCTTTGGCTGTGGGTGCTCAGCCTCCTGAAGCTCATCCACAGGCTCGTCGCTGCCGAGCTCGCCAAGAACTCCTTCGCCGTTGGCCTCAACGCATACCTCGTCGCCGACTATATGAAGCAAATACACGGGCAAGCTCAGGCAGGCGAAGGCGGCCACGACGAGGTTAAGGTGCCTCCTTACTTTGTGATGGGTGAGGACAAACTCCACATTGAGGCGAGGCCGCAGGGGTACCGCATTGACCGGGCATCTCCGCCGTCGTTGTCCATTGACGGCGGGCATGGGCATCTCGTCACCGTGGACAGGATATGGCGGCTTTCCTCATCCGGCGACCCGCTCCTCGCCTCTTGCCCGCACCTCAAGGATCTCTGCCTCTCTTTTGCTCTCTTCAAGCTGCAGCTCCGGCGGTTCATCGGGTGCCCACTCGCTGAGGCCGGCTGTCACCGTGCTATGGCGTTCGTGCAGGAGGGGCTCCTCAGTGGGAGCCCCGAGCGGGTGTTCCAGGTGGTCGAGACCGAGCTGTCCTTCGTCGCCGACTTCCTCTACTCCAAGCTCGCCGTTTTCTACGCGAGCGGCAGGTGGTTCCCGGTGCTCAACGCGATCCTTGTGCTGGCCACGTGGGTCAGCTGCCTCGCTGCCGGCGGCGCCATCGTGCAAGACATGACGAACCGCGGCACGGCGCTCGCCGAGGACTACCTGGACCTCAGGAACTACCTGCAGGACCACGACACCATGTTCCACGTCATTGTCGGCCTCGACGTCCTTGTCTCCATCTCCTTCATCGTCGCCATCGTGTTCACAGAGGGATGGGAGATCGCCAACTACGTCTGCTCCGACTGGATCAAGGTGTCCACCATCTGCGAGTACGCGCGACGCCCGTCGTGGCTGAAGTCGCCGTTGGCGCGTCGGAAGCTCGTCCGCATGCTCCGCCTACGGGCCATGCAACAATGGGATGACCGCTTCTGCCAAATGTCCATCCTGCAGCACCGGTTCTGCTACTGCGGCTGCGTCTCCCGGCAGGTCGACCGGATCGCCAAGGAAACCGTCGTCGTGCCGGCGGCGGTTAAGTCTGCCATCGTGGAGACGCTAAGAGCAAACCAGCAGGGTAGGCTCGGGAATGGCGAGCTGTCCTTGCAACGCAACGGCGTCGCCGACAAGCTCATCTGGGCTTGCCGCATTAGCGCGACCGGCGAGGACAATGCAGAGCTGGTGCTGGGCAGCCTATCCGAGCAGATCCTCATGTGGCATGTCGCTACCAGGCTCGCCGAGCTCAAGCGCTCCCAGGGAGCCCATGGCAATGTCAACAGTGACAACGACGGAGACGGGGACAACGAACAGGTGGTCGTTGCGACGCGGCTGTCCCGTTACTGCGCCTACCTAGTGGCGCTGAAGCCGGGGCTCCTGCCGGACCACCTCGTCTGGACGGAGGAGCTCTACGAGGGCGTGGTGGAGGAGGTGACGAGGGTGCTCGCGCGCTGCGCCGGGCCCGTCGTGCGGTACGAGCGCGCGGTTACGTGCCTCGGCGGGAGCATGAACGCGACGTTGAAGAAGGCGTCCAAGCTCGGGCGGCAGCTGGTGGAGGAGCTCGCCGACGAGGAGCTGACGTGGAAGGTGCTTGCCGACTTCTGGGCGGAGCTCATCCTCTACCTCGCGCCGTCAGAGAACGCGACGCCGCATGCCAAGTCACTCCGCGGCGGGGGCGAGTTCATAACCGTGCTCTGGGCATTGCTCGGTCACGCAGGCATTGTTAAGCGGCCAGAGAGCACTGATATCTCAGTCTAA